The following are encoded together in the Bacillus sp. V2I10 genome:
- a CDS encoding DinB family protein, translating to MENYIFKQLRFVRDNTIGHVAEMNDEASLSIPEGFNNNIKWNLGHIYVVQEKFAFHFTGEEMKIPDQFTELFSPGTKPSDWGEEVPPIHELILLLENQVRRIEQVMKFRIKEAVEQPYTTSTGLTLSTVEEFLSFCLYHEGMHFDAIKSIKRIIQSGRKSEVFREQ from the coding sequence GTGGAAAACTATATCTTTAAACAATTAAGATTTGTTCGGGATAATACGATTGGTCATGTGGCAGAAATGAATGATGAGGCATCACTTTCCATTCCGGAAGGATTCAATAACAATATTAAATGGAATCTCGGGCATATATATGTCGTGCAAGAAAAGTTCGCCTTTCATTTCACTGGAGAAGAAATGAAGATACCTGATCAATTTACAGAATTATTCAGTCCAGGCACTAAACCAAGCGATTGGGGAGAAGAGGTGCCACCAATTCATGAATTAATCTTATTACTCGAAAATCAAGTCCGTAGGATTGAGCAAGTAATGAAATTTAGGATCAAAGAAGCTGTAGAACAACCTTATACAACATCCACAGGTCTTACATTATCAACAGTAGAAGAATTTCTTAGCTTTTGCTTATACCATGAAGGCATGCACTTTGATGCGATTAAATCAATCAAACGAATTATTCAAAGTGGGAGAAAGAGTGAAGTATTTAGAGAGCAATAA
- a CDS encoding biotin-dependent carboxyltransferase family protein, with product MTINVKKSGLLTSIQDLGRYGFQKYGVIASGAMDTLSYRIANMLVGNSETEAVLEMTMLGAHFEFQSDSLISICGGDLSPILNDRPAKMWRPLFVKKGSLLTFGGAKKGCRAYLAVAGGFDVPEVMGSRSTYLRAGIGGYDGRAIASGDRLSFGKMSELSIRLFERFFDSGTYSEIKWSASPEFIPFLREDESVRVIKGRQYDDFTEKSKSMIFSEPFKITPNSDRMGYRMEGPKLTLINKEEMISEAVSFGTIQVPADGSPIILLADRQTTGGYPKIAQVASVDLPYLSQFKPGEIVQFKEISLDEAQELLIDREKRLQHFKQGLLLKMR from the coding sequence ATGACGATTAACGTCAAAAAATCAGGACTTCTGACCTCTATTCAAGATCTTGGAAGATATGGTTTTCAAAAGTATGGTGTAATCGCAAGCGGTGCGATGGATACCCTCTCCTACAGAATCGCCAACATGCTTGTAGGAAATTCTGAGACCGAGGCAGTACTTGAAATGACGATGCTCGGAGCCCATTTTGAATTTCAGTCAGATTCTCTGATCTCTATTTGCGGAGGAGATTTATCACCCATTCTTAATGACCGTCCGGCAAAAATGTGGCGGCCGTTATTTGTGAAAAAAGGCAGTCTTCTTACATTTGGAGGAGCTAAGAAAGGCTGCAGGGCATATCTTGCCGTCGCTGGCGGATTTGATGTCCCTGAGGTGATGGGAAGCAGATCAACCTATTTAAGAGCAGGGATTGGCGGATATGATGGCAGAGCCATCGCAAGTGGGGACAGACTATCATTTGGAAAGATGTCTGAGCTGTCCATCAGACTATTTGAACGTTTTTTTGACTCCGGAACTTATTCAGAAATTAAATGGTCCGCATCTCCGGAATTTATTCCTTTCTTAAGAGAGGATGAAAGCGTACGTGTCATTAAAGGAAGGCAATATGATGACTTTACAGAGAAAAGCAAATCCATGATTTTCTCCGAACCTTTTAAAATAACACCTAATTCTGACCGTATGGGCTACCGGATGGAAGGCCCCAAACTTACATTAATAAACAAAGAAGAAATGATTTCGGAAGCTGTCAGCTTTGGAACCATTCAAGTGCCTGCAGATGGCAGCCCGATTATTCTGCTTGCTGACAGGCAGACAACCGGTGGATATCCGAAGATCGCTCAGGTGGCTTCTGTCGATTTGCCTTATCTCTCCCAATTCAAACCTGGAGAAATTGTTCAATTTAAGGAAATATCGCTCGACGAAGCTCAGGAGCTGCTGATTGATAGAGAAAAAAGATTGCAGCACTTTAAACAGGGGCTGCTCCTAAAAATGAGATAG
- a CDS encoding glycosyltransferase family 4 protein: MKILLAYYRYSPNINGPSTYIDILREELKKNGHHVDLLSHDEQWVNIQIGEKQKADKISIKKSLVDQYIFSYSKKYHPWIFWREMERYCLERAAMKLDLNEYDLIHCQDFMMARALSRTKPSHIPLIISLHNCKHHEAIITGEYHSKTSQEKQFIKAEEFLGSISGDTTIVPSLWLKEKLTDIGVPSENIQVLPYGILSEKFIGKEIANRNPSDKKIILCPARLVPIKGHRFLFEALQKLTNERDDFHCLLAGDGTHHEELNDLTIKLGIQSFVTFLGRREDIPYLMSSSDIIVLPSLHDTFPIVLLEGQMSKKPIISTNVGGIPEIIKNGENGLLVPPANSKALEEKLRLLLNDHNLRQQLSERAQKFALQHWTIKEHFKCILNLYNKIQKTNSINNSSPKTVKWHPDKKLLNQIKSQNKSVESGMTYKDEVPENLKGKLAEKQHYVHLFDLSGVVLQTAKIDLQGNYSFEFIPRGDYVLKSTILGFGNKQLSL; the protein is encoded by the coding sequence ATGAAAATTCTATTAGCCTATTATCGTTATTCACCTAATATTAATGGTCCATCAACTTATATTGACATATTACGAGAAGAGCTTAAGAAAAATGGTCATCATGTTGATTTATTATCACATGATGAACAATGGGTAAATATCCAAATTGGGGAAAAACAAAAGGCTGATAAGATTAGTATCAAAAAAAGCCTCGTTGATCAGTATATATTTTCTTATTCCAAGAAGTATCATCCTTGGATTTTTTGGCGTGAGATGGAACGATATTGTTTGGAACGGGCTGCCATGAAACTGGATCTTAATGAATACGACCTAATACACTGTCAGGATTTTATGATGGCACGGGCACTTTCCCGTACGAAGCCTTCCCACATCCCGCTTATTATTTCTCTGCATAATTGTAAGCACCATGAAGCTATAATTACAGGGGAATACCACAGTAAAACAAGTCAAGAAAAGCAATTTATCAAGGCCGAAGAATTCTTAGGTTCAATATCAGGAGATACCACAATTGTTCCAAGCTTATGGCTTAAAGAGAAATTAACAGATATAGGAGTACCATCAGAAAATATTCAGGTACTTCCATATGGTATTTTATCCGAAAAATTCATTGGAAAAGAAATAGCAAATAGAAATCCTTCAGATAAAAAGATAATTCTTTGTCCTGCACGCCTTGTCCCCATTAAAGGGCATCGTTTTCTTTTTGAGGCTCTCCAAAAACTCACTAATGAAAGGGATGACTTTCATTGTTTATTGGCAGGGGATGGCACACATCATGAGGAATTGAATGATTTAACAATTAAACTGGGAATTCAATCTTTTGTTACCTTTCTTGGCAGACGAGAGGATATCCCTTATCTGATGTCATCAAGCGATATTATTGTATTACCTTCACTGCATGATACTTTCCCTATTGTTCTCTTAGAAGGACAAATGTCAAAAAAACCAATAATCTCTACTAATGTCGGGGGGATACCTGAAATCATTAAGAATGGAGAAAACGGTTTGCTTGTTCCACCAGCTAATAGCAAAGCACTTGAGGAAAAGCTGCGACTGCTTCTAAATGATCATAATCTTCGCCAGCAATTGAGTGAACGTGCACAGAAATTCGCATTACAGCACTGGACAATAAAAGAGCACTTTAAATGTATTCTTAACCTTTATAATAAAATTCAAAAAACAAACAGTATCAATAATTCCTCCCCAAAGACGGTTAAGTGGCACCCGGACAAAAAACTCCTAAATCAAATAAAATCCCAGAATAAATCGGTTGAATCTGGCATGACGTATAAAGATGAAGTTCCAGAAAACCTCAAAGGAAAGCTGGCAGAAAAACAACACTATGTTCATTTATTTGATCTATCGGGAGTAGTGCTCCAAACTGCAAAGATTGATCTGCAAGGAAATTACTCTTTTGAATTCATACCTCGAGGAGACTATGTTCTTAAAAGTACAATTTTGGGATTTGGCAACAAACAATTATCGTTGTAG
- a CDS encoding glycosyltransferase family 4 protein, with translation MKILLATYWYLPHVGGVSTHVYGLKRELEQLGHEVDVLAHHPDMQKYYMPNNGRFLEKPKVKDLIYEKVLGFYKENISQVDPWIRWREIERYSYEAAAAVFGLTKYDLIHSHDIVSTRALWRVKPKEVPLISTIHGCLATEHIISGEIKSRDSLQWKYASTEEYYGSTSSNITIVPTKWLKELLVNDFNVPADHVTVIPYGMDIDKFIEQTEKFPKLERPTDKKIIICPARLVPVKGHEYLLDALAKLKKTRTDWLCWIIGDGEIRKQLEQQTAQLNLADEVTFFGKREDVPSLLKQADIFVLPSLQDNQPFSVMEAQTAGKAVVVTDAGGIPEMVENGKTGFMVASGESEPLFEKLEKLLEDDDLRNELAENAQKKAEEKWSLQTMMDSICEVYQNIVRRDFR, from the coding sequence ATGAAAATTCTTTTAGCAACCTATTGGTATCTTCCTCACGTTGGCGGGGTTTCCACACATGTTTATGGGTTGAAACGCGAGCTTGAACAGTTAGGTCACGAGGTTGACGTACTGGCACATCACCCAGATATGCAAAAGTATTACATGCCCAACAATGGACGCTTTCTTGAAAAACCTAAAGTGAAGGATTTAATTTATGAAAAGGTACTAGGATTTTACAAAGAAAATATTTCACAGGTGGATCCGTGGATCAGATGGCGAGAAATTGAACGCTACAGCTACGAAGCAGCAGCAGCAGTTTTTGGCCTGACAAAATACGATTTAATCCATTCGCATGATATCGTTTCAACTAGAGCATTGTGGCGCGTTAAACCAAAAGAGGTTCCGTTAATTTCAACAATCCATGGATGCCTGGCAACTGAACATATTATTTCTGGAGAAATAAAGTCAAGAGATAGTCTTCAGTGGAAATATGCATCTACCGAGGAATACTATGGTTCCACGTCAAGCAACATTACAATTGTCCCAACAAAATGGCTTAAAGAACTATTGGTAAATGATTTTAATGTCCCTGCAGACCATGTAACAGTCATTCCTTATGGAATGGATATCGACAAGTTCATAGAACAAACTGAAAAATTCCCGAAGCTTGAGCGCCCTACTGATAAGAAAATAATTATCTGTCCTGCGCGTCTTGTTCCTGTTAAAGGGCACGAATACCTGTTAGATGCATTAGCAAAACTAAAAAAGACTAGAACAGACTGGCTCTGCTGGATCATTGGAGACGGAGAAATACGAAAACAATTGGAACAACAGACTGCACAATTAAATTTAGCAGATGAAGTTACCTTTTTTGGAAAGAGAGAAGATGTTCCGAGCCTGCTCAAGCAAGCTGATATTTTCGTTCTTCCAAGTCTGCAGGATAATCAGCCATTTTCCGTTATGGAAGCACAAACGGCAGGTAAAGCAGTTGTTGTGACTGATGCAGGAGGAATTCCTGAAATGGTGGAAAACGGAAAAACCGGTTTTATGGTTGCTTCTGGTGAAAGTGAGCCATTATTTGAAAAATTAGAGAAATTATTAGAAGATGATGACCTTAGAAATGAGTTAGCTGAGAATGCTCAAAAAAAGGCAGAGGAAAAATGGTCACTGCAAACAATGATGGACAGTATTTGTGAGGTATATCAAAACATTGTCAGGAGGGATTTTCGTTGA
- a CDS encoding NRAMP family divalent metal transporter, which produces MKKQSNFSLLLGAAFLMATSAIGPGFLTQTTHFTQVLAASFGFVILMSVIIDIGAQLNIWRIIAVAEKPAQDIANAVLPGLGYFISILIVLGGLAFNIGNIGGAGLGTNVMFGMSSQTGAILSGIVAIGIFLVKEAGKVMDRFAQVMGFVMIALTVFVMVSAQPPIAEAAIKTVMPDTIDYLAIVTLVGGTVGGYITFAGGHRLLEAGIKGQAALPQVTKSSISAIGIASIMRIFLFLAALGIVAQGLALDPANPPASVFKHAAGNAGYKMFGVIMWAAAVTSVVGAAYTSVSFIRTFNPMIEKYHKWFIVGFIAVSTFVFALIGEPVKILILVGSLNGLILPIALGVMLIAAHKKKIVGDYKHPLWLTVFGGLIVIAMAAMGGYSLINGLPHLFD; this is translated from the coding sequence ATGAAAAAACAATCAAACTTCAGCCTGCTGCTTGGAGCCGCATTTTTGATGGCAACTTCAGCCATCGGCCCTGGATTTTTAACACAAACCACTCATTTCACACAGGTTCTGGCTGCAAGTTTCGGGTTTGTAATTTTAATGTCTGTCATTATTGATATTGGTGCACAGCTGAATATATGGCGCATCATTGCAGTGGCTGAGAAACCAGCACAGGATATAGCGAATGCTGTCCTCCCTGGTCTTGGGTATTTTATCTCTATCCTAATTGTGCTTGGGGGACTTGCATTTAATATTGGGAATATCGGAGGAGCTGGCCTAGGCACAAATGTGATGTTCGGGATGTCTTCTCAAACAGGAGCCATCCTGAGCGGCATCGTCGCTATTGGGATATTTCTTGTAAAAGAAGCCGGTAAAGTGATGGACCGTTTTGCACAAGTTATGGGTTTTGTCATGATCGCTCTAACTGTTTTCGTCATGGTTTCAGCCCAGCCGCCTATTGCTGAAGCAGCTATTAAAACGGTTATGCCTGACACGATTGATTATCTTGCGATTGTCACTCTTGTAGGGGGAACTGTTGGAGGATATATTACATTTGCAGGAGGACACCGATTGCTTGAAGCTGGCATTAAAGGACAAGCAGCCCTGCCTCAAGTAACGAAAAGCTCCATCTCTGCAATTGGCATTGCATCCATCATGCGTATATTCTTATTCTTGGCTGCTTTAGGTATAGTCGCTCAAGGATTGGCTTTAGATCCTGCTAATCCTCCTGCTTCCGTTTTTAAACATGCCGCTGGAAATGCAGGCTACAAAATGTTTGGAGTCATAATGTGGGCAGCTGCTGTAACGTCTGTAGTCGGTGCTGCTTATACATCTGTTTCATTCATACGAACCTTCAATCCAATGATTGAGAAATATCATAAATGGTTTATTGTCGGATTTATTGCAGTCTCCACCTTTGTATTTGCTTTAATTGGGGAACCTGTTAAAATCCTTATTCTGGTAGGTTCGCTCAACGGATTAATTTTACCTATCGCCCTTGGAGTTATGCTGATTGCTGCGCATAAAAAGAAAATTGTCGGTGATTATAAGCATCCACTTTGGTTAACTGTTTTCGGCGGATTGATTGTAATCGCGATGGCCGCCATGGGCGGATATTCACTAATAAATGGATTGCCTCATTTATTTGATTAA
- the pxpB gene encoding 5-oxoprolinase subunit PxpB: MEFTLSPLGDAAIIIELGKTIEKNIHENVQHVFSYFDHHSPDWVIECIPAFTTVTLIYDPLKAGKTNLHSLPYQIVSEYITETLKTLDKTQFEIGRTVEIPVCYDGELGPDLEFVAEHNKLSSEEVIRIHSANEYLVYMIGFAPGFPYIGGMSEKIAAPRRSSPRFKIPAGSVGIAGSQTGIYPIETPGGWQLIGQTPLKLFQPESKSPSLLKAGDVIQFKPISYDQFLEEKGKMT, encoded by the coding sequence ATGGAATTCACCTTAAGTCCTTTAGGTGATGCAGCAATAATTATTGAACTTGGAAAGACGATTGAAAAGAATATTCATGAAAACGTTCAGCATGTTTTCTCCTATTTTGATCATCATTCACCAGATTGGGTGATCGAATGCATTCCTGCTTTCACGACAGTCACGCTCATTTATGATCCCTTAAAAGCAGGCAAGACCAACCTTCATTCCCTTCCCTATCAGATTGTTTCAGAATACATAACAGAAACATTGAAAACCTTGGATAAAACACAATTTGAGATTGGAAGAACCGTTGAAATTCCAGTGTGCTATGACGGAGAGCTTGGTCCGGATCTGGAATTTGTAGCAGAACATAACAAGTTATCATCTGAAGAAGTGATCCGCATTCATTCAGCAAACGAATATTTAGTGTATATGATTGGATTCGCTCCCGGTTTCCCTTATATTGGCGGAATGTCTGAAAAAATCGCAGCACCGCGAAGAAGTTCTCCAAGATTTAAGATACCCGCTGGCTCAGTAGGAATTGCAGGAAGCCAGACAGGGATTTATCCGATTGAGACACCAGGCGGCTGGCAATTAATTGGTCAAACGCCTTTAAAACTGTTTCAGCCTGAAAGTAAATCTCCAAGTCTATTAAAAGCCGGGGATGTTATTCAATTCAAACCGATTTCTTATGATCAATTTCTTGAAGAAAAGGGGAAAATGACATGA
- a CDS encoding LamB/YcsF family protein gives MHKVDLNCDMGEGFGAYKMGNDEEILNYVSSANIACGFHAGDPSTMRKTVKLAIDKNVGIGVHPGFNDLSGFGRRNIDLTPREVYDLVVYQIGALSGFAAAEGGSLQHVKPHGALYNMASVSSQISEAIAEAVYKVDSNLILFGLAGSELILAGEKLGLKTASEVFSDRTYQDNGTLTSRREPRALIEDHETAVAQVIRMVKDGKVTSLSGKDLSIKADTICIHGDGAHALQFAKYISDALQHTGISIKKASKVLT, from the coding sequence ATGCATAAAGTTGATTTAAACTGCGATATGGGAGAAGGCTTTGGCGCTTATAAAATGGGAAATGACGAAGAAATATTGAATTACGTTTCATCGGCTAATATTGCCTGCGGCTTTCATGCAGGTGACCCCTCAACTATGAGAAAAACAGTTAAACTTGCAATAGATAAAAACGTCGGAATCGGGGTCCATCCGGGTTTTAATGATTTATCCGGGTTTGGAAGAAGAAATATTGACCTCACACCAAGAGAAGTATATGACCTGGTCGTCTATCAAATTGGAGCATTATCTGGCTTTGCCGCAGCTGAAGGAGGATCTCTCCAGCATGTGAAACCGCACGGTGCCCTTTATAATATGGCTTCAGTAAGCAGCCAAATTTCAGAAGCCATTGCTGAGGCCGTCTATAAAGTTGATTCCAATCTGATTCTCTTTGGACTTGCCGGCAGCGAGTTAATTTTAGCTGGTGAGAAATTAGGTTTAAAAACCGCAAGTGAGGTCTTTTCTGATAGAACCTATCAGGATAATGGTACGTTAACCTCAAGACGAGAGCCCCGTGCCTTGATTGAGGATCACGAAACAGCAGTAGCTCAAGTGATTCGAATGGTGAAAGATGGGAAAGTCACATCGCTATCAGGAAAGGACCTGTCTATTAAAGCAGATACTATTTGCATTCATGGAGATGGCGCACATGCCCTTCAATTTGCAAAATACATATCGGATGCCCTTCAGCATACAGGAATCAGCATTAAAAAAGCGAGCAAAGTTCTTACTTAA
- a CDS encoding endonuclease MutS2, whose protein sequence is MNDNTFNILDYFTIKETISTYAMTDSGRQRVLAIMPLNHVKQIQALLSETDEAAAILEKSSSVPISGLEGIEAIVKQFNKGVALRPHHFSQLLSFIEDGLKMKRFMKDKEMLAPRVSSYVYGIEELPEIAAEIIRCIRNGRVDDMANKELSKVRKQLAIANERLKEKLNSIIKSSKYKSYLQDAIISERGDRFCVSVKKEYKGKIRGAVLDASASGSTLYVEPEDAAALQDQINLLLSQEELESEKILSYLTGLAESHEKQLLQSIEVMVHYDVLFAKAKYSRAVGGTAPAVHDQKMIYLKNAKHPLLGSKAVPLTFEIGKDFQALVITGPNTGGKTVVLKTVGLLVLMAQSGFHIPADKESYIGIYQQILLDIGDGQSIEQNLSTFSSHMTNIISILKKTNEYSLVLLDELGSGTDPGEGMGLASVILEKIHQKGATLLATTHYSEIKDFTESEEGFINGSMDFDLETLQPTYKLKIGEGGESQAFSIALRLGMHPELIEKAHAITYKETRKYGKDQYDLYEKKELDKQISINRYKTKQAKAKEAEVQTFIKGDNVLIKATNEHAIVYTGPDNGGNYTVFVKGTKRSVNHKRIQLHISAKDLYPEDYDFDIIFESAENRKKAAQMNKRHSDLIIDRDI, encoded by the coding sequence ATGAACGACAATACTTTTAACATTTTAGATTACTTTACTATTAAAGAAACAATCAGCACTTATGCAATGACAGATTCAGGCAGGCAGCGTGTTTTAGCCATTATGCCGCTTAATCATGTAAAGCAAATACAGGCACTTTTATCCGAGACAGACGAAGCAGCAGCGATTTTAGAGAAAAGTTCCAGTGTTCCTATTTCAGGACTTGAGGGCATTGAAGCCATCGTAAAGCAGTTCAATAAAGGTGTTGCCTTAAGACCGCATCACTTTTCCCAGCTCCTGTCATTTATTGAAGATGGCTTAAAAATGAAACGTTTCATGAAAGATAAAGAAATGCTGGCACCGCGTGTTTCTTCGTATGTATATGGGATTGAAGAGCTCCCGGAGATCGCTGCTGAAATCATCAGATGCATACGCAACGGAAGAGTTGACGACATGGCGAACAAAGAACTGTCAAAAGTTAGAAAGCAACTGGCGATTGCAAATGAACGTTTGAAAGAAAAACTGAATTCCATCATTAAGTCTTCAAAATATAAGAGCTATCTGCAGGATGCAATTATAAGTGAACGCGGCGACCGCTTTTGTGTTTCTGTTAAAAAAGAATATAAAGGAAAAATCAGAGGAGCCGTTCTTGATGCATCAGCCTCAGGTTCAACACTTTATGTTGAACCTGAAGATGCAGCCGCCCTTCAGGATCAGATCAATCTTTTATTGTCACAGGAAGAGCTGGAGTCGGAAAAGATTTTAAGCTATTTAACAGGCTTGGCAGAGTCCCATGAAAAACAGCTTCTTCAATCAATAGAAGTGATGGTGCACTACGATGTCTTATTTGCAAAAGCAAAATACAGCCGCGCTGTTGGAGGAACCGCACCAGCTGTTCATGATCAAAAAATGATCTATCTTAAAAATGCCAAGCATCCGCTCTTAGGCAGCAAAGCCGTTCCTTTGACATTCGAAATCGGCAAGGATTTTCAGGCACTCGTCATTACCGGTCCAAATACGGGCGGAAAAACGGTGGTTTTAAAAACGGTAGGTCTACTTGTTCTGATGGCGCAATCAGGTTTTCATATACCTGCTGATAAGGAAAGTTATATCGGCATCTATCAGCAGATTCTGCTGGATATTGGCGATGGTCAAAGTATTGAACAAAACTTGAGCACGTTTAGTTCTCACATGACGAATATTATTTCAATCTTAAAGAAAACAAATGAATATAGCCTCGTTTTGCTTGACGAATTAGGTTCAGGCACAGATCCGGGTGAAGGAATGGGGCTTGCAAGTGTCATCCTTGAAAAAATTCATCAAAAAGGCGCCACCTTGCTTGCCACCACACATTACAGCGAAATAAAGGATTTTACTGAAAGTGAAGAAGGATTCATAAATGGATCGATGGATTTTGACTTAGAGACCCTTCAGCCCACATATAAGCTGAAGATAGGCGAAGGCGGAGAGAGTCAGGCATTTTCAATCGCACTGCGCTTAGGCATGCATCCCGAATTAATTGAAAAAGCCCATGCTATCACTTATAAAGAGACAAGAAAGTATGGAAAAGATCAATATGATTTATATGAAAAAAAGGAACTGGATAAACAAATCTCGATTAATCGTTACAAGACGAAACAGGCAAAAGCAAAAGAGGCGGAGGTTCAGACTTTTATAAAAGGAGATAACGTGCTTATAAAAGCAACAAACGAGCATGCTATCGTTTATACTGGTCCAGATAATGGCGGAAATTACACGGTCTTTGTGAAAGGGACAAAACGATCCGTCAATCATAAACGAATCCAGCTTCATATTTCAGCTAAAGACCTTTATCCTGAGGATTACGATTTTGACATCATTTTCGAATCAGCCGAAAATCGAAAAAAAGCAGCACAAATGAATAAGAGACATTCTGATTTAATCATTGACCGAGATATATAG
- a CDS encoding histidine phosphatase family protein: protein MTIICIVRHGETDWNALGKLQGQTDIPLNINGIQQAHECRELLKKTTWDVIITSPLKRARQTAEIINRDLNVPLIEISDLMERGFGDAEGMNLEERLSSFPNGDYSNQEDKGIFTKRVMAGIDQINDRFSGGKVLIVSHGAVINEILSNLSNGEIGSGKTNLINACISNISYCDNQYKIIDYNQISHLSLKKLE from the coding sequence ATTACAATAATATGTATCGTTAGACATGGTGAAACAGATTGGAATGCACTGGGGAAACTTCAAGGACAAACGGATATTCCACTAAATATTAATGGAATTCAGCAAGCTCATGAGTGCAGGGAGCTATTAAAAAAAACAACCTGGGATGTAATCATTACAAGTCCGCTTAAAAGGGCAAGACAAACAGCGGAAATTATTAATAGAGATTTAAATGTGCCTCTTATTGAAATATCCGATCTTATGGAAAGAGGTTTTGGTGATGCAGAAGGAATGAATCTTGAGGAGAGATTATCGTCATTTCCTAACGGTGACTATTCAAATCAAGAAGATAAAGGAATTTTCACAAAACGTGTAATGGCCGGAATAGATCAAATTAATGATCGATTTTCAGGGGGGAAAGTGTTAATTGTTTCACATGGAGCTGTAATAAATGAGATTTTATCAAATTTGTCAAATGGAGAAATAGGTTCAGGAAAGACTAATTTGATAAATGCTTGCATTAGCAATATATCCTATTGCGATAATCAATATAAGATTATTGACTATAATCAAATTTCTCACCTTTCTTTAAAAAAATTAGAATGA
- a CDS encoding nucleotide sugar dehydrogenase has protein sequence MNDNSLLKIAVIGLGYVGLPLSNMFLEKGHTVYGIDIDAKKINCLLKHQSYLSDFSNEDIKKMFLMGDFHPGSSFEAINKADAVIICVPTPLDKHAKPDLTFVRAALRNSSPFIKSGQIIVLESSTYPGTTEEEIVPYLQSTGFNVGKNLFVAYSPERINPGEKQKISTIPKVVGGVTKACTDLAKTVYESIFDEVVVVSSPKVAELTKILENYQRFVNISVMNQLLMLCDEMDINLWEVISAASTKPYGFTPYYPGPGIGGHCIPVDPLYLLWKAKEYNIDLDFITFAHKVNEQMPEFILRKIEKELKKPINESHIFAIGVTYKKDVNDLRESMALRVIEKLINAGANVVFHDPFISEIKLGTSIMKSKSLASSELTQADCTLILTDHSCLPYESIVQESSLVIDTRNSTQNLKGYRNIVLI, from the coding sequence TTGAACGACAATTCTTTATTGAAAATTGCTGTTATAGGATTGGGATACGTTGGACTCCCCCTTTCCAATATGTTTCTGGAAAAAGGACACACAGTATATGGAATCGATATAGATGCCAAAAAGATAAACTGTCTTTTAAAACACCAAAGTTACTTGTCCGACTTTTCAAATGAAGATATAAAAAAAATGTTTTTAATGGGGGATTTTCATCCAGGAAGTTCTTTTGAAGCAATCAATAAGGCTGATGCCGTAATTATTTGTGTGCCTACTCCTCTTGATAAACATGCAAAACCTGACTTAACATTCGTGCGTGCGGCTTTAAGAAATTCCAGCCCATTTATTAAATCTGGCCAGATAATCGTCTTGGAGAGTTCAACCTATCCTGGAACGACAGAAGAAGAAATTGTTCCATATTTACAGTCAACTGGTTTTAATGTAGGCAAGAATCTTTTCGTAGCTTATTCACCTGAACGGATTAATCCTGGTGAAAAACAAAAAATCAGCACTATTCCCAAAGTCGTGGGAGGGGTGACCAAAGCTTGTACGGATTTAGCTAAAACAGTATATGAGTCTATATTTGACGAAGTTGTAGTTGTATCGTCTCCAAAGGTAGCAGAACTGACGAAGATATTAGAGAATTATCAGCGTTTTGTAAATATCTCAGTAATGAATCAGCTGTTAATGCTATGCGATGAGATGGACATAAATTTGTGGGAAGTAATATCTGCAGCCAGCACTAAACCTTATGGATTTACCCCGTATTATCCTGGTCCGGGAATTGGAGGGCATTGTATTCCAGTAGACCCTTTATACCTCCTATGGAAAGCCAAGGAATACAACATAGATCTCGATTTTATAACTTTTGCACATAAAGTAAACGAGCAAATGCCGGAATTCATTCTTCGCAAAATTGAAAAAGAACTGAAGAAGCCGATAAATGAAAGTCATATTTTTGCGATTGGAGTCACATATAAAAAAGACGTTAACGATCTGAGGGAATCAATGGCACTTAGAGTGATTGAGAAGCTGATAAATGCAGGCGCAAATGTAGTATTCCATGATCCATTTATCAGCGAAATTAAATTGGGAACTTCCATAATGAAAAGCAAAAGTTTGGCAAGCAGTGAGCTAACACAGGCTGATTGCACCCTGATACTGACCGATCATAGCTGTCTGCCCTATGAATCAATCGTACAAGAATCCTCTTTGGTAATTGATACTAGAAATTCAACTCAAAATTTAAAGGGATATAGAAATATTGTACTTATTTAA